The Oscillospiraceae bacterium genome has a segment encoding these proteins:
- the tpiA gene encoding triose-phosphate isomerase, whose amino-acid sequence MNKALRKAVIAGNWKMNNTPAETTALLEEMKPLVADADCDVIICAPFVDLQAALDATKGSNIQVGAENCHWAEKGAFTAEVSAPMLKAMGVPYVIIGHSERRQYFGETNETVNKRVRAALDNGLKVILCVGEVLEEREQGVTFEVVGMQTKIALQGVSAEELKNVIIAYEPVWAIGTGKTATADQADEVNGYIRSVIAQLYGQAAADAFVVQYGGSMNAGNAEELLAKEHVDGGLIGGASLKAKDFSVIVKAASK is encoded by the coding sequence CCGCAGAGACCACTGCTCTGCTGGAGGAGATGAAACCCCTGGTGGCAGACGCGGATTGCGATGTAATCATCTGTGCACCCTTTGTGGATCTGCAGGCTGCCCTGGACGCCACCAAAGGCTCCAACATTCAGGTGGGCGCTGAGAACTGCCACTGGGCAGAGAAAGGTGCTTTCACTGCTGAGGTGTCCGCTCCCATGCTGAAGGCCATGGGCGTGCCCTATGTGATCATCGGCCACAGTGAGCGCCGCCAGTATTTTGGCGAGACCAACGAGACCGTGAACAAGCGTGTGCGCGCTGCCCTGGACAATGGGCTGAAAGTGATCCTTTGCGTTGGTGAGGTGCTGGAGGAGCGCGAGCAGGGTGTCACCTTTGAGGTGGTCGGCATGCAGACCAAGATCGCTTTGCAGGGCGTCAGCGCGGAAGAGCTGAAGAATGTGATCATCGCGTATGAGCCGGTATGGGCCATCGGCACTGGCAAGACCGCTACGGCGGATCAGGCTGATGAGGTGAACGGTTACATCCGTTCCGTTATCGCTCAGCTGTACGGCCAGGCTGCTGCAGATGCTTTTGTGGTGCAGTACGGCGGTTCTATGAATGCCGGCAACGCAGAGGAGCTGCTGGCGAAGGAGCATGTAGACGGCGGACTGATCGGCGGCGCTTCTTTGAAGGCCAAGGACTTCTCCGTGATCGTGAAGGCTGCTTCTAAATAA